Proteins from a genomic interval of Candidatus Acidulodesulfobacterium ferriphilum:
- the ispF gene encoding 2-C-methyl-D-erythritol 2,4-cyclodiphosphate synthase: protein MNDIRIGCGYDIHKFLEVALFEKAAKRLYLGGVLIEGHIGVAAHSDGDVVLHSLTDALLGALSLPDIGVLYPDNLKSTKGVSSIEIIKYAYKLVQEKGYALANADITIITQTPKISAYKEQMINSVSAALGVDKSRVNIKGKTKEGLDSVGKQKAIEAFSVCLISQQ, encoded by the coding sequence ATGAATGACATTAGAATAGGATGCGGCTACGACATCCACAAATTTTTAGAGGTTGCGCTTTTTGAAAAAGCCGCCAAAAGACTTTATCTCGGAGGGGTGTTAATCGAGGGGCATATCGGGGTTGCCGCCCATTCCGACGGCGATGTCGTTCTTCACTCCCTTACCGATGCCCTTCTCGGCGCTCTGAGCCTGCCCGATATAGGCGTTCTTTATCCCGATAACCTTAAATCGACAAAAGGGGTCAGCAGCATCGAAATTATAAAATATGCCTATAAATTGGTTCAGGAAAAGGGGTACGCGCTGGCAAACGCCGACATCACGATTATAACCCAGACGCCGAAAATATCCGCCTATAAAGAACAAATGATAAATTCGGTATCAGCCGCGCTCGGCGTTGACAAATCCCGCGTCAACATTAAAGGAAAAACCAAAGAAGGGCTTGACTCTGTGGGAAAACAAAAAGCGATAGAAGCTTTTAGCGTCTGCCTTATATCGCAACAGTAA